In the genome of Pseudanabaena mucicola str. Chao 1806, the window AGCCAAGAAAATGAATCCCTGATCGACATCGCTAGAACCACCTTTGACAAATGGTACGCATGGAGCCAAGAAATCACCAGCAAAGAAATCCGTGCCATGCTGACCGAATTTGTGAAGAAAGCTGGAGTACCATTTCGAGAACGAGGCGAAACATACTTTGTCGCTCGTAGCTATCGACTAGAACTAACCGCCTTCCGCGAACTACTGCCACTGATTCACAAAGAAAACAACATTCGCTGGATGCCGATCGCAGGCATAGGCGACATGGACATCATCGCCAGACAATCTCTAGAGAAAGAAGTGCAAACGATGTCCCATTATCTAGACGAACTGCTAGACCCAGAGAAAGTCTCCGAGACCAAAGACAGCACTCTGAAGAACCAACTTAAGGTATATCGGGAAGTGGAAGACAAAACCAAAATGCTTTCCGAGTTACTGCAATTTCGCTCCGATGCACTAACCGACAAACTCACCAAACTGCGTCAACGTTGCCTGAACGTACTGGATGAAATGGCAACCAGTGTAACCGATATACCAGAAGAACAGTTCCATCAAACAGAACAGATTATCTCTACCCCAGAAGCAACCATCTCCGAACCAGTAGAAACAACAGCAGAAGTTAGCGAAGACAATCTCTTTGACCTTGGCTTCTAGCGAAGAATCGCGGGAGTAGCCAAAGCGCTACTCCC includes:
- a CDS encoding DUF6744 family protein — its product is MNTATIIATQQALIDKGAEYLGDLIAWSISAETRLSETTLKRAAEQVNLDFSYLPESPNKLSAFKNARTKTQTQLSNHNLLIRQISNNGVLVYGFVLENKNEKDKKLRYSQLASYSFDKSNETTQWNREDWSQENESLIDIARTTFDKWYAWSQEITSKEIRAMLTEFVKKAGVPFRERGETYFVARSYRLELTAFRELLPLIHKENNIRWMPIAGIGDMDIIARQSLEKEVQTMSHYLDELLDPEKVSETKDSTLKNQLKVYREVEDKTKMLSELLQFRSDALTDKLTKLRQRCLNVLDEMATSVTDIPEEQFHQTEQIISTPEATISEPVETTAEVSEDNLFDLGF